One segment of Leeia aquatica DNA contains the following:
- a CDS encoding arginyltransferase: MSGHDSSNRQFIQFYTTASYPCSYLAEERSRSQVAVSGERMSAQAFSQLVRLGFRRSGLFVYRPHCDFCRACIPVRLPVASFTPSRTQQKIWRRQGDLQAELLPMRESAEHYFLYQRYQKSRHPGGGMDEDGYEQYRGFLLRSPVDTCLVEFRRDGVLKMVSVVDRLDDGWSAVYTFFEPDEPQASYGVYNVLWQAHQVRALGLEYLYLGYWIQQCRKMKYKADYRPLEALQDGVWLPLDPMAPVGDTRALGR, translated from the coding sequence ATGAGCGGGCACGATAGCAGCAACCGGCAGTTTATCCAGTTTTATACCACAGCCAGTTATCCCTGCAGTTATCTGGCTGAGGAGCGCTCTCGCTCGCAAGTTGCGGTCTCTGGCGAGCGTATGTCTGCCCAAGCGTTTAGCCAGCTGGTCCGGTTGGGCTTTCGTCGCAGCGGACTGTTTGTCTACCGGCCACACTGCGATTTCTGCCGCGCCTGCATCCCGGTGCGCTTGCCAGTAGCCAGCTTTACCCCCAGCCGGACCCAGCAGAAAATCTGGCGCCGGCAAGGTGATCTGCAAGCTGAACTGTTGCCGATGCGTGAGAGTGCGGAGCATTACTTCCTGTATCAACGCTACCAGAAGTCCCGCCATCCCGGTGGGGGTATGGATGAAGATGGCTATGAGCAGTACCGGGGCTTCCTGCTGCGCAGTCCGGTCGATACCTGTCTGGTGGAGTTTCGGCGCGATGGCGTGCTGAAAATGGTCAGCGTGGTGGACCGGCTGGATGACGGCTGGTCGGCGGTATACACCTTCTTCGAGCCCGACGAGCCACAGGCCAGCTATGGCGTCTACAACGTGCTGTGGCAGGCGCACCAGGTCCGGGCGTTGGGTCTGGAGTATCTTTACTTGGGCTACTGGATTCAGCAGTGCCGCAAGATGAAGTACAAGGCAGACTACCGGCCACTGGAAGCACTGCAAGATGGGGTGTGGTTGCCACTGGACCCGATGGCACCGGTTGGTGATACCCGCGCCTTGGGGCGATAA
- the dapB gene encoding 4-hydroxy-tetrahydrodipicolinate reductase, whose protein sequence is MSLKIAVAGASGRMGRELLSAVHHDATAQLHAALDRAGNAFIGQDAGLLIGAPNGVLIQDDPAQALQGCDVLIDFTRPEATLQHLALCRELGVKLVIGTTGFSTEQKQLIRQAADDVSIMMAPNMSVGVNVMLKLLQQAALALKDGYDIEIVEMHHRHKVDAPSGTALRLGEVIAETLGRDLQQDAIYGREGVTGERNPRTIGFATLRGGDVVGDHTVVFAGIGERIEISHKASSRATFAQGALRAAHYLASKTNGLYDMQDVLSGA, encoded by the coding sequence ATGTCCCTGAAGATTGCTGTGGCCGGCGCCAGCGGGCGCATGGGTCGGGAGTTGTTGTCTGCTGTTCATCATGATGCTACTGCGCAATTACATGCAGCACTGGATCGTGCCGGCAATGCATTCATAGGTCAGGATGCCGGGCTGTTGATCGGCGCGCCCAACGGGGTATTGATCCAGGATGATCCAGCCCAGGCGCTGCAAGGTTGCGATGTACTGATCGACTTCACCCGCCCCGAAGCCACGCTGCAGCATCTGGCCCTGTGTCGTGAGCTGGGCGTGAAGCTGGTGATAGGGACCACGGGTTTCAGCACCGAGCAAAAGCAGCTGATCCGTCAGGCCGCCGACGATGTGTCGATCATGATGGCTCCCAATATGAGCGTGGGCGTCAACGTGATGCTGAAGCTGCTGCAACAGGCCGCGCTGGCGCTCAAGGACGGTTACGACATTGAGATTGTGGAAATGCACCATCGCCACAAGGTGGATGCCCCCTCGGGTACCGCGCTGCGACTGGGTGAAGTGATTGCGGAAACGCTGGGGCGTGACCTGCAGCAGGATGCCATCTATGGGCGCGAGGGTGTAACCGGTGAGCGCAACCCGCGCACCATCGGTTTTGCCACCCTGCGCGGCGGTGATGTGGTCGGCGATCATACCGTGGTGTTTGCCGGCATTGGCGAGCGCATCGAAATCAGCCACAAGGCCAGCAGCCGCGCCACGTTTGCTCAAGGCGCACTGCGTGCGGCCCACTATCTGGCCAGTAAAACCAACGGCCTGTATGACATGCAGGACGTGCTGTCCGGCGCATGA
- a CDS encoding TraB/GumN family protein produces MPLRALRHLHCLLLLLALSVPAWAGKAYLWRVDSPTTTLWLYGTVHLGKADMFPLPPSVMRAFRQSPVAVFELDMDRVPHEMTALYGLTLYPKGDSLSAHLGPQRWQQLKQALPSQYGMSADAFQQSRPWFLAMTLSMQSLLKDGWSEQYSVDAYLDREARQQGKTIIGLETTRQQLEAMGQLREDTQISWLFSQLDPKLIAKQRELMQLAVRSWRQGEPEQMNDMLLQDSPGMTPQQTKEFAAIMLSGRNRKMADKLVQMLKGKQPAFVAVGALHYAGPNNLLALLRQRGFKPIQQDNQ; encoded by the coding sequence ATGCCGCTGCGCGCCCTGCGCCATCTCCACTGCCTGCTCCTGCTGCTCGCTCTGAGTGTGCCAGCATGGGCAGGCAAGGCCTATCTGTGGCGTGTAGACAGCCCCACCACCACACTGTGGCTGTATGGCACGGTTCACCTTGGCAAGGCAGACATGTTCCCGTTGCCGCCCAGCGTCATGCGCGCGTTTCGCCAGTCACCCGTGGCAGTATTCGAGCTGGATATGGATCGGGTACCGCATGAGATGACGGCCCTCTACGGGCTGACGCTCTACCCCAAGGGGGACAGTCTCAGCGCACACCTGGGGCCGCAACGCTGGCAGCAACTCAAGCAGGCACTGCCCAGCCAGTATGGCATGTCGGCAGATGCGTTCCAGCAGTCCCGCCCATGGTTCCTGGCCATGACCCTCAGCATGCAGAGCCTGCTCAAGGATGGCTGGTCTGAGCAGTACAGCGTTGATGCCTACCTGGACCGTGAAGCACGTCAGCAAGGCAAGACCATCATCGGACTGGAGACCACCCGGCAGCAACTGGAGGCCATGGGACAATTGCGTGAAGACACGCAAATCAGCTGGCTGTTCAGCCAGCTGGACCCCAAGCTGATCGCCAAACAGCGCGAGCTGATGCAGCTAGCGGTGCGGAGCTGGAGGCAGGGGGAGCCCGAGCAGATGAATGACATGCTCTTGCAGGACTCACCCGGCATGACGCCGCAACAGACCAAAGAGTTTGCCGCCATCATGCTCTCAGGCCGCAACCGCAAGATGGCTGACAAACTGGTACAGATGCTCAAAGGCAAGCAACCCGCTTTTGTCGCCGTGGGGGCCCTGCATTACGCTGGACCGAACAATCTGCTGGCCCTGCTGCGCCAGCGTGGCTTCAAACCGATACAGCAGGATAATCAGTAA
- a CDS encoding DUF6714 family protein: protein MSEPNQLAAVVRQVFHAVPERGEGPTMREADVIRQHGEDSPRRESAKALDNDRRWWQISDASFERYPGIFPWLDDQGFRYYLPAYLTWTLKYPDRAQNSAVTRALVQALLLPVQWDKVDACKKRFALFDLKQAHCIADWLDWRIAEGGPEAEEAQLALERYWQGRR from the coding sequence ATGAGTGAACCCAATCAGCTTGCTGCGGTGGTGCGGCAAGTGTTTCATGCCGTGCCGGAGCGAGGGGAGGGGCCGACGATGCGTGAGGCCGATGTCATCCGGCAGCATGGTGAGGATAGCCCGCGACGGGAGTCTGCCAAGGCACTGGATAATGATCGGCGCTGGTGGCAGATTTCGGATGCGTCCTTCGAGCGCTACCCCGGGATTTTCCCCTGGCTGGATGATCAGGGCTTCCGCTACTACTTGCCGGCTTACCTGACCTGGACCCTGAAGTATCCGGACCGGGCGCAGAATAGCGCCGTTACCCGCGCCTTGGTACAGGCGCTGCTGTTGCCGGTGCAGTGGGACAAGGTTGATGCCTGCAAGAAGCGCTTTGCCCTGTTTGACCTCAAGCAGGCGCACTGCATTGCCGACTGGCTGGACTGGCGCATTGCCGAGGGCGGACCTGAAGCTGAAGAAGCGCAGCTGGCGCTGGAGCGTTACTGGCAGGGGCGTCGCTAG
- the aat gene encoding leucyl/phenylalanyl-tRNA--protein transferase — protein MLKLTWLDDSLQFPDPATALQVPDGLLAAGGDLSRQRLLAAYRSGIFPWYGPGEPILWWSPSRRMVLLPDGLHVSRSLRKTLRKGRFTIRYDHDFAGVVRACAAPRAGQQGTWIVPEMQAAYQTLHEEGWAHSVECWQGDQLVGGVYGVQLGRMFFGESMFSRQTDASKVALVYLCARLQQVGVQLVDCQMETPHLYSMGAQPMQREAFLLRLKHEVEQTAENDRWLLPPPDIPADWPGKGECG, from the coding sequence ATGCTGAAGCTGACGTGGCTTGACGATTCCCTGCAGTTCCCCGATCCGGCCACCGCTTTGCAGGTGCCGGATGGACTGCTGGCCGCAGGCGGTGATCTGTCCCGCCAGCGCCTGCTGGCGGCCTACCGTTCCGGTATTTTCCCTTGGTATGGGCCGGGCGAGCCTATTCTGTGGTGGAGCCCGTCACGCCGCATGGTGCTGCTGCCGGACGGGCTGCATGTCTCGCGGTCGCTACGCAAGACCCTGCGCAAAGGGCGATTCACCATCCGTTATGACCATGACTTTGCCGGTGTGGTGCGGGCCTGTGCCGCCCCGCGTGCGGGCCAGCAGGGCACCTGGATCGTGCCGGAAATGCAGGCAGCGTATCAGACCTTGCATGAAGAAGGCTGGGCGCATTCGGTTGAATGCTGGCAGGGGGACCAGCTAGTTGGCGGGGTGTACGGTGTGCAGCTGGGCCGCATGTTCTTTGGCGAATCCATGTTTTCGCGGCAAACCGATGCATCCAAGGTCGCCCTGGTTTACCTGTGCGCCAGGCTGCAGCAAGTCGGGGTACAACTGGTGGATTGCCAGATGGAAACCCCACACCTGTACAGCATGGGTGCGCAACCCATGCAGCGCGAAGCATTTCTGCTACGCTTGAAGCACGAGGTCGAGCAAACGGCAGAGAATGACAGGTGGCTGCTACCCCCACCGGACATCCCTGCCGACTGGCCCGGCAAGGGAGAGTGCGGATGA
- the gloB gene encoding hydroxyacylglutathione hydrolase yields MLTLVSLPILTDNYIWLLHDGSSAIAVDPGEAEPLLHYLQLHGLRLQAVLCTHHHYDHVDGIPALRHAQPDLTVYGPATPRFSTWVTHPVVEGSRLPLLGQTFQVLETPAHTLDHVVYYAAPWLFAGDVLFACGCGRLFEGTPVQLQQSLQRLAALPAETLLCCTHEYTLSNQRFALAVEPESLALQQRHARDAQRRAAGLSTLPSTLAEEGLTNPFLRCEQASVQRAVSQQAGAVLTDALAVLAALRRWKDVF; encoded by the coding sequence ATGCTGACCCTCGTTTCCTTACCCATCCTTACCGATAATTATATCTGGCTTTTGCACGACGGATCATCTGCCATTGCCGTTGATCCGGGTGAAGCCGAGCCCTTGCTGCATTACTTGCAGTTGCACGGGCTGCGGCTGCAGGCCGTGCTGTGCACGCACCACCATTATGACCATGTGGACGGCATCCCGGCCTTGCGGCATGCGCAGCCCGACCTGACCGTTTACGGCCCTGCGACGCCCCGGTTTTCCACCTGGGTGACGCATCCCGTGGTGGAGGGCTCACGGTTGCCGTTACTGGGGCAGACCTTCCAGGTGCTGGAAACACCGGCGCATACGCTGGATCATGTGGTGTACTACGCGGCCCCCTGGCTGTTTGCGGGCGACGTGCTGTTTGCCTGCGGCTGTGGTCGGCTGTTTGAAGGCACGCCTGTGCAATTGCAGCAGTCTTTGCAGCGGCTGGCAGCCTTGCCCGCAGAGACCCTGCTGTGCTGTACCCATGAGTATACGCTCAGCAATCAGCGTTTTGCATTGGCGGTGGAGCCGGAGAGTCTGGCGCTGCAGCAACGCCACGCGCGCGATGCTCAGCGAAGGGCTGCGGGTTTGAGCACCTTGCCGTCGACGCTGGCGGAAGAAGGACTGACCAATCCTTTTCTGCGTTGTGAACAGGCGTCCGTACAGCGGGCGGTCAGCCAGCAGGCTGGTGCAGTGTTAACCGACGCTTTGGCCGTGCTGGCGGCGCTGCGTCGCTGGAAGGATGTTTTCTGA
- a CDS encoding quinone-dependent dihydroorotate dehydrogenase produces MVYSLLRPLLFSLPAETAHQCSLGMLDALESMGFGKVLAGHPPANPVKVMGIDFPNPVGLAAGLDKNGDHIDGLAALGFGFLEIGTVTPRPQAGNPKPRLFRLPRAQGIINRMGFNNEGVDALLQNVQQSHFRGVLGINIGKNADTPIEKATDDYLIGLTKVYPHASYVTVNISSPNTKNLRQLQQGDEFSALLAALKKAQLQLADRHGRYVPIAVKIAPDLEMPQLVDMAELLVKHQMDGVIATNTTLSRIGVEHLRHAGETGGLSGAPVRRKSTQVLREMVKLLDGAMPVIGVGGIFSGDDVREKLDAGASLVQLYSGLIYRGPGLVKEAVEATLSPRRRG; encoded by the coding sequence ATGGTGTATTCCCTGTTGCGTCCGCTGCTGTTCTCCCTGCCTGCCGAAACCGCCCACCAGTGTAGCCTGGGCATGCTGGATGCGCTGGAGTCCATGGGCTTTGGCAAAGTGCTGGCAGGGCATCCTCCCGCCAATCCGGTCAAGGTAATGGGTATCGACTTCCCCAATCCGGTGGGACTAGCGGCGGGGCTGGACAAAAATGGAGACCACATAGACGGCCTTGCGGCGCTGGGCTTTGGCTTTCTGGAAATCGGTACGGTCACGCCTCGTCCGCAGGCGGGGAACCCCAAGCCGCGCCTGTTCCGTTTGCCCCGGGCACAGGGCATCATCAATCGCATGGGCTTCAATAACGAAGGTGTGGATGCGCTGCTGCAGAATGTGCAGCAGAGCCATTTCCGCGGGGTGCTGGGCATCAATATCGGCAAGAACGCGGATACACCGATTGAAAAAGCCACTGACGATTACCTGATTGGCCTGACCAAGGTGTATCCCCACGCCAGCTATGTCACGGTGAACATTTCGTCGCCGAACACCAAAAACCTCCGACAATTGCAGCAGGGCGATGAATTTTCGGCGCTGCTGGCGGCGCTGAAGAAAGCGCAGCTGCAGCTGGCGGATCGCCATGGCCGCTACGTTCCGATTGCGGTGAAGATTGCACCGGATCTGGAAATGCCCCAGCTGGTGGATATGGCAGAGTTGCTGGTCAAGCATCAGATGGATGGGGTCATTGCCACCAACACCACCTTGTCTCGCATTGGCGTGGAGCATTTGCGACATGCGGGTGAAACAGGGGGCTTGTCGGGGGCACCGGTTCGTCGCAAGTCCACACAGGTGCTGCGCGAAATGGTCAAGCTGCTGGATGGGGCGATGCCGGTCATCGGTGTGGGCGGTATTTTCTCGGGCGACGATGTGCGTGAGAAGCTGGATGCCGGCGCCAGTCTGGTGCAGCTCTATAGTGGCTTGATCTACCGGGGGCCCGGGCTGGTGAAGGAAGCGGTCGAGGCTACCTTGAGTCCTCGCCGCCGGGGTTGA
- the rnhA gene encoding ribonuclease HI: protein MSKDVVVIYTDGACKGNPGTGGWGAILCYGEHRKEIFGGEAHTTNNRMEMMAVIEALRLLKRPCTIQVHTDSQYVQKGISEWLKGWKARGWKTAAKEPVKNADLWQEMDQLTVPHQISWHWVKGHAGHPMNERADQLANAGVESVLRN from the coding sequence ATGAGTAAGGATGTCGTGGTGATTTATACCGACGGGGCCTGCAAGGGCAACCCCGGAACCGGCGGCTGGGGAGCCATCCTCTGCTACGGCGAGCACCGCAAGGAAATTTTTGGCGGCGAAGCCCACACCACCAACAACCGCATGGAAATGATGGCGGTCATCGAGGCCTTGCGTCTGCTGAAGCGCCCCTGCACCATTCAGGTCCATACCGACTCGCAATACGTGCAAAAAGGCATCAGCGAGTGGCTGAAAGGCTGGAAGGCGCGCGGCTGGAAAACTGCAGCGAAAGAACCGGTCAAAAATGCCGATCTGTGGCAGGAAATGGATCAGCTGACCGTGCCGCACCAGATCAGCTGGCACTGGGTCAAAGGCCATGCGGGCCACCCGATGAATGAACGTGCCGACCAGCTGGCCAATGCCGGCGTGGAAAGCGTACTGCGGAACTGA
- the fur gene encoding ferric iron uptake transcriptional regulator, protein MSKASDLKGVGLKATGPRLRILELFETSEVRHLSAEDVYRQLIGEGEDVGLATVYRVLTQFEQAGILERHYFEGGKAVFELRPEGHHDHLVCIQCGKVEEFFDPEIERRQNKVAKERGFSIQTHSLYLYGQCADCQNTPKKRL, encoded by the coding sequence ATGAGCAAAGCCAGTGACCTGAAAGGAGTGGGCCTCAAAGCAACCGGCCCGCGCCTGCGTATCCTCGAACTGTTCGAGACCAGTGAAGTCCGCCACCTGTCGGCAGAAGACGTTTATCGTCAATTGATCGGCGAGGGCGAGGATGTAGGCCTGGCCACCGTCTACCGGGTACTGACCCAGTTTGAACAAGCCGGCATTTTGGAACGGCACTACTTCGAAGGCGGCAAGGCCGTATTCGAGTTGCGCCCAGAAGGGCATCACGATCATCTGGTCTGCATCCAGTGCGGCAAGGTCGAAGAGTTCTTTGACCCTGAGATCGAGCGCCGGCAAAACAAGGTGGCCAAGGAGCGCGGCTTCTCCATCCAGACACACTCCCTGTATCTGTACGGTCAGTGTGCCGACTGCCAGAACACCCCCAAGAAACGTCTTTGA
- a CDS encoding outer membrane protein assembly factor BamE → MSHTAIRPVRRLLVPALMATLLAACSLSALKPYKLDIPQGNYVTQDAVDKLKLGMTRSQVRFLLGTPLVQDAFHADRWDYVYQLTQRGETVEDKRFSVWFDGDKLVKFEGTVMPALRPYEPLNGEKAASAPIAAEQAASAPKS, encoded by the coding sequence ATGTCCCATACTGCGATCCGCCCTGTTCGACGCCTGCTCGTACCGGCCTTGATGGCCACGCTGCTGGCCGCCTGCTCGCTGTCCGCCCTCAAGCCTTACAAGCTGGATATCCCGCAAGGCAACTATGTCACCCAGGATGCGGTCGACAAGCTCAAACTCGGCATGACCCGCTCGCAGGTCCGCTTCCTGCTGGGGACACCGCTGGTACAGGACGCCTTCCATGCTGACCGCTGGGATTATGTCTATCAGCTGACCCAGCGTGGGGAAACGGTGGAAGACAAGCGTTTCTCGGTCTGGTTCGATGGTGACAAGCTGGTCAAGTTCGAAGGTACGGTCATGCCGGCCCTGCGTCCCTATGAGCCGCTGAACGGGGAGAAGGCTGCCTCCGCCCCGATCGCTGCCGAGCAAGCCGCTTCCGCCCCCAAGTCCTGA
- the rsxB gene encoding electron transport complex subunit RsxB — protein MMAQLWLALLPPLLLLALLLVLVIWVRRLPAAPLPLLEQIDAVLPQTQCGQCGYPGCRPYATALVAGEADINQCPPGGQEGVVQIARLMQVPVKPLDSSRGETKPFRLAVIDEANCIGCTLCIQACPVDAIVGAAKQMHTVLADACTGCELCIPPCPTACIDMVAPAELQAEAAVPPPVVELEHPEASQPCIRCGACIEVCPAELQPQALYWFTSRQQEALAEQHGLLSCTECGDCNRACPSQLPLVQQFRDTRARLQQHHEARQRADAAREQHAWHVVRLARDKQERADRLAAKAPVVQEAEVEQVSDEVKARQAAIAAAMTRARQQLAARDNGEST, from the coding sequence ATGATGGCGCAACTGTGGCTGGCGCTGCTGCCCCCCTTGCTGCTGCTCGCCCTGTTGCTGGTGTTGGTGATATGGGTCCGCCGTCTGCCCGCGGCGCCTTTGCCCTTGCTGGAGCAAATTGACGCGGTGCTGCCGCAGACGCAGTGTGGTCAATGCGGCTATCCCGGATGCCGCCCCTACGCGACAGCCCTGGTGGCCGGAGAGGCTGACATCAACCAGTGTCCTCCCGGTGGTCAGGAAGGGGTAGTTCAGATTGCTCGCTTGATGCAGGTTCCCGTCAAACCGCTGGACAGCAGCCGTGGCGAAACCAAGCCATTCCGGCTGGCGGTGATTGATGAGGCCAACTGTATTGGCTGTACCTTGTGCATCCAGGCCTGCCCGGTCGATGCCATCGTCGGTGCTGCGAAGCAGATGCATACTGTCCTGGCAGATGCCTGTACCGGGTGTGAGCTGTGCATCCCGCCATGTCCGACGGCCTGTATCGACATGGTGGCCCCGGCTGAATTGCAGGCAGAAGCCGCTGTGCCACCGCCAGTAGTGGAGTTGGAACATCCTGAAGCGTCGCAACCGTGCATCCGTTGCGGTGCGTGCATTGAGGTTTGTCCTGCCGAACTGCAGCCCCAGGCACTATACTGGTTTACATCAAGGCAGCAAGAGGCGCTGGCCGAGCAGCATGGCCTCTTGAGCTGTACCGAGTGTGGTGACTGCAATCGTGCCTGTCCGAGCCAGCTGCCTTTGGTACAGCAGTTTCGTGATACCCGTGCTCGACTCCAGCAACATCATGAGGCGCGGCAACGTGCGGATGCGGCACGGGAGCAGCATGCCTGGCATGTGGTGCGGCTGGCGCGTGACAAGCAGGAGCGGGCCGACCGTTTGGCGGCCAAGGCACCTGTGGTGCAGGAGGCAGAGGTGGAGCAGGTCAGTGATGAGGTCAAGGCACGTCAGGCGGCCATCGCTGCGGCCATGACACGGGCTCGCCAGCAGCTGGCCGCCCGGGATAATGGGGAGTCAACATGA
- a CDS encoding class I SAM-dependent methyltransferase, with protein sequence MSTWSGQNSSASMQRLADWFAQPLGQYLLNREADWFGRTLDEQYGWTAVQLGLPQVNLMANCRVRQRLLLGRGECVHIAADTAALPFANASIDVLLLPHVLDFCADPHQVIREAQRVLIPDGKLLISGFNPYSLWGMRRLLNARPEPWNGNFISLPRLKDWLALLGFEMRASAMTCYIPPLSQPKWQQRWRFMEPAGNRWWPAAGAVYCLQASKQVLGMRLTGLIKPRRLVRKPRLVSAHPDVQQEQHE encoded by the coding sequence ATGAGCACATGGTCGGGGCAAAACTCCTCGGCGTCAATGCAGAGGCTGGCGGACTGGTTCGCACAACCGCTCGGCCAATACCTGTTGAACCGGGAGGCCGACTGGTTCGGACGCACGCTGGATGAGCAATACGGCTGGACGGCAGTGCAACTGGGGCTGCCCCAGGTCAACCTGATGGCCAATTGCCGGGTGCGGCAGCGGCTACTGCTGGGACGTGGCGAGTGCGTGCATATTGCAGCCGATACCGCCGCCCTGCCCTTTGCCAACGCCAGCATTGATGTGCTGTTGCTCCCTCATGTGCTCGACTTCTGCGCCGACCCGCACCAGGTCATCCGCGAGGCGCAGCGGGTGCTGATTCCCGATGGCAAACTGCTGATCTCCGGCTTCAATCCCTACAGTCTGTGGGGCATGCGGCGCCTGCTCAATGCCCGGCCTGAACCCTGGAATGGCAATTTCATCAGCCTGCCCCGGCTCAAGGACTGGCTGGCCCTGCTTGGCTTCGAGATGCGTGCCAGCGCCATGACGTGTTACATTCCGCCCCTTTCGCAACCGAAGTGGCAGCAGCGCTGGCGCTTCATGGAGCCCGCAGGCAACCGCTGGTGGCCTGCAGCAGGTGCCGTGTACTGCCTGCAAGCCAGCAAGCAGGTGCTGGGCATGCGCCTGACCGGGCTGATCAAGCCACGTCGGCTGGTGCGCAAGCCGAGGCTGGTATCGGCCCACCCGGATGTACAACAGGAGCAGCATGAGTAA
- the dnaQ gene encoding DNA polymerase III subunit epsilon: MRQIVLDTETTGLEHKQGNRILELACLELSNRRPTQRTLHFYINPERESEEGALRVHGLDSAFLADKPKFHEIVDDFLAFVEGAELVIHNAPFDIGFLDAELARLGKPSIRSYCPSVLDTLALAKDLRPGKRNNLDALCRDYGVDNSGRTLHGALLDAELLAEVYLEMTRGQESLMMDIEPSPAAHSHNTVASDAPAIRPRIRSLSAEEQAVHAEYLAGLEKANKAPSLWQTLQADSAA; this comes from the coding sequence ATGCGGCAAATCGTCCTTGATACCGAAACCACCGGCCTGGAGCACAAACAGGGCAACCGGATTCTGGAACTGGCCTGTCTGGAGTTGAGCAACCGGAGGCCGACCCAGCGCACCCTGCATTTTTATATCAACCCGGAGCGGGAGAGCGAAGAAGGCGCACTGCGCGTGCACGGACTGGACAGTGCCTTCCTGGCCGACAAGCCCAAGTTTCATGAAATCGTGGATGATTTCCTGGCCTTTGTAGAGGGCGCGGAGCTGGTGATCCACAATGCCCCGTTTGACATCGGCTTTCTGGATGCCGAGCTGGCTCGACTGGGCAAACCTTCGATCCGCAGCTATTGCCCGTCGGTGCTAGATACACTGGCCTTGGCCAAGGACTTGCGACCCGGCAAGCGGAATAACCTGGATGCGCTATGCCGTGACTACGGCGTAGACAACTCCGGGCGAACCTTGCACGGCGCCTTGCTGGATGCGGAGCTACTGGCCGAAGTCTATCTGGAGATGACGCGCGGGCAGGAAAGCCTGATGATGGACATCGAGCCTTCGCCCGCGGCTCATTCGCACAATACCGTCGCCAGCGACGCACCCGCTATCCGCCCGCGCATCCGTAGCCTGAGTGCTGAGGAGCAGGCTGTACATGCGGAGTATCTGGCTGGACTGGAAAAAGCCAACAAGGCCCCGAGCCTGTGGCAAACCCTGCAGGCGGATAGCGCTGCATGA
- the ispD gene encoding 2-C-methyl-D-erythritol 4-phosphate cytidylyltransferase, whose protein sequence is MTPRFVALVPAAGSGSRMRADCPKQYLLLHGKPVLWHSLKVLHTEPRISHIVLVLTEGDPWFARFDWSDLPRLQVLYCGGASRAETVRNGLANIASNTPDDPWILVHDAARPCLSRSDLTHLIDQLHADAVGGLLAVPVPETVKRATLDGHVAQTVPRQDLWLAQTPQMFRLRPLLAAHQGVLDTITDEASAMERQGDSPRLITGSRNNLKITYPEDLALAALLLPAADPQHSS, encoded by the coding sequence ATGACGCCCCGCTTCGTTGCGCTGGTCCCTGCCGCCGGCAGCGGCAGCCGCATGCGGGCCGACTGCCCCAAGCAATACCTGCTGCTGCACGGCAAGCCGGTGCTGTGGCACAGCCTCAAGGTTTTGCACACAGAGCCCCGCATCTCGCACATTGTGCTGGTGCTGACCGAGGGTGACCCTTGGTTTGCGCGCTTCGACTGGTCTGACCTGCCCCGCTTGCAGGTCTTGTACTGTGGTGGTGCCAGTCGGGCAGAAACCGTGCGCAATGGCTTGGCCAACATCGCCAGCAACACGCCGGACGACCCATGGATACTGGTACACGATGCCGCCCGCCCCTGTCTCTCCCGCAGCGACCTGACCCACCTGATCGACCAGTTGCACGCTGATGCCGTGGGCGGCCTGCTGGCCGTGCCAGTGCCCGAAACCGTGAAGCGGGCCACGCTGGACGGCCACGTCGCACAAACCGTACCACGGCAAGACCTGTGGTTAGCCCAAACCCCGCAGATGTTCCGCCTGCGGCCGCTGCTGGCTGCACACCAAGGTGTGCTGGACACCATCACGGATGAAGCATCCGCCATGGAACGGCAAGGCGACTCACCACGTTTGATCACCGGCAGTCGCAACAACCTGAAAATCACCTACCCGGAAGACCTCGCGCTGGCGGCCCTGCTGTTACCCGCCGCCGACCCACAGCACAGTTCGTAG